The following DNA comes from Cytophagales bacterium.
CCATGTGGTGAACAAATACGATCTGCTACTTCCTTCTGGATCATACAAACGACTTCCTTTACCAGTATTCGTTGATCGTAAGCCTGAAAGAACAGCTGCGAAGAAATGTTGTAAGGAAAGTTGCCAATAATTGTGACGTCCTTTTCAAATTGCGAAAGGTCCAATCGCAGGAAATCTTGATAGCGAAAGCGGTCCATGTGTAATGGATAATTCACCTTCAGATAATCAATGGATTCCTCGTCCAGGTCATAGGCATAGAAATCCATTTTTTTCTCAATCAATCCCTTGGAAAGCACCCCGGTCCCTGGTCCGACCTCCAATACCACACGATCATCCTGCGAAGGTGAAAGCGACTCCACAATGCTTTGCGCAATGGACTCATCTCTCAAAAAATGCTGACCAAGGTGTTTTTTAGGCTTTACGGATCTCAAAAGACTATCCTTTTAGATTGAATCAATTAATTTCGGATGCTAACTACGGCGTGAGCTACCGCTTTGCGAAGCTAACCCT
Coding sequences within:
- the rsmA gene encoding 16S rRNA (adenine(1518)-N(6)/adenine(1519)-N(6))-dimethyltransferase RsmA: MRSVKPKKHLGQHFLRDESIAQSIVESLSPSQDDRVVLEVGPGTGVLSKGLIEKKMDFYAYDLDEESIDYLKVNYPLHMDRFRYQDFLRLDLSQFEKDVTIIGNFPYNISSQLFFQAYDQRILVKEVVCMIQKEVADRICSPHGNKVYGILSVLLQAFYEVEYLFTVPPHVFDPPPKVNSAVIRLKRNETAELDCDEKLFKRVVKEGFGKRRKTLRNALKGLNLPTSLTEDKTFDLRAEQLSVNDFVTLTKRIGTA